A region of Lichenibacterium dinghuense DNA encodes the following proteins:
- a CDS encoding SDR family oxidoreductase — MSDDLTGRRVLVVGAGGGIGGAAAALFARAGARVVAAGRPGPKLDAAAAGGEAAALDFLDAAGVERFFAGREPFDHVVVAAAATKSGSVAALPLDAARASMDGKFWGAYHVARAAKVVDGGSITVVSGFLSRRPSAGAVLQGAINAALEALARGLALERAPVRVNAVSPGLIDTPLWGGMPEADRAAMFARTAERLPARRVGRPEDIARAIVFVATNPFVTGTTVTVDGGGTIA; from the coding sequence ATGAGCGATGATCTGACGGGCCGGCGCGTCCTCGTGGTCGGCGCGGGCGGCGGCATCGGCGGGGCGGCGGCGGCGCTGTTCGCGCGGGCCGGGGCGCGCGTGGTCGCCGCCGGCCGGCCCGGCCCGAAGCTGGACGCCGCCGCGGCCGGCGGGGAGGCGGCCGCCCTGGACTTCCTCGACGCGGCCGGCGTCGAGCGCTTCTTCGCCGGCCGCGAGCCCTTCGACCACGTCGTGGTCGCGGCGGCCGCGACGAAGAGCGGCTCGGTCGCGGCCCTACCGCTCGACGCCGCGCGGGCGTCCATGGACGGCAAGTTCTGGGGCGCCTACCACGTCGCCCGCGCCGCGAAGGTCGTGGACGGCGGCTCCATCACCGTCGTGTCGGGCTTCCTGTCGCGTCGGCCGAGCGCCGGGGCGGTGCTCCAGGGCGCGATCAACGCCGCCCTGGAGGCGCTGGCCCGCGGCCTCGCGCTGGAGCGCGCGCCGGTCCGCGTCAACGCGGTCTCGCCCGGCCTGATCGACACGCCGCTCTGGGGCGGCATGCCGGAAGCCGACCGGGCGGCGATGTTCGCCCGCACGGCCGAGCGCCTGCCGGCGCGCCGCGTGGGCCGGCCGGAGGACATCGCCCGGGCGATCGTCTTCGTCGCGACCAACCCCTTCGTCACCGGCACGACCGTCACGGTCGACGGCGGCGGCACGATCGCCTGA